gcttggcagcagcctgagacACAAACCTCCTCTCCAGAGGAAGAGCCTAGCCCACAGCAGAGACTATGGAACTCACCTCAGCCCCTCTCCACAAAGAACAGGTCTGGAGAGGACTCCTGCTCACAGGTGAGGAGACATTCCTCGGGAGTAGAGAGTTGGGGAGTTCAGAGACTGGATgggtcttctgggagagggaaagagcctGAGAAATGACATCTGGCTTCTGCTTGAAGCCTGAAAccatcaggaagctcacagtgGATGGGAATTGGGAAGTGGGGAAGAAAAACTCAGTTGCTCCCCATTGTAGATTTATCAGCACTGACCACTGTATCCTGAAGACTGACATTCACACCTCTGTCAGGGTGACTCTCCAAGTAAAACTCAAACTGGGGAGAGTAAACCACCCTGAGAAATCTGCAAATAAACCCCAGGCTCTGggacactcatttattcacaggAATCTGAGCCTGTTCCAGGCAGTGAGGTTTAAACCAAAATCAAACTAGTCCTCCTCACACATCCCTACTACTACTGGACAGGAAGATAGAGCAGCAAGGACATCTAGAAGGTGGGCCCAGGGGTTGACAAGCACTTcagaagaaacagagcagggaaAGGTCAGAAAATGAAGGCACAGAGTCTTTAGAGGAAGAGGTCAGACAAGACATGCCTACACTCACCAAAGATTCTGAGTGTGAACAGAGATCTGAGGGCAGTGAGGGGTGAGCTGTGTAGATACCAGAGAAGCCAGTTTCATACAGTGGAAAGATTCAGGGGTACTGATAAATGAGGGTGATGCTGCTGACCTCATgcaacaggacacacacaccaaTGCTGAGAGTTAAACACTCACGTTTCAAATTTCTACCAAATGCAAGGTCCTAATATTGatagatttcttttctctcttccctcttagtCTCTCTTTTAACCTGCTGGAACTCTCCCACCACTGCCAAAGTAACTGTTGAAGCAGTTCCACCCCATGTTGCTGAAGAGCAGAATGTTCTTCTACTTGTCCACAATCTGCCAGCAGAAGTCCGAGCTTTCTACTGGTAcaaaggagaaactgtggttgatagTAATGAAATTGCACGATTTCTAATATCCAGTAGTACAAATAAAACAGGGCCTGCATACAGCGGCAGAGAGATGATATACCCCAATGGATCCTTGCTCTTCCAGAATGTCACTCAGAATGACACAGGAGTCTACATGCTAAACATGATAATGGAAAACTTTGATTATGAGAGTGCATCCGTGCAGTTCCGTGTACACCGTAAGTAATTCACTGTAACTTCTGGGTCCTGGGTTGAGCTAATCCTACCTCACATATAGGGTTGTCATTCCTGGATGACTCTGTGTTATGGTCCCCACATTGTGATTCAAGCATCCAGTAAAGGACACAGAGTGAAGAAAACAGCAATAAATCAGGATGCCCCACTTGAATCTACCCTAAGAGAAGAGGGGGTAAGGtaactgaggccaggcatgtcaGAATCTGTTCAGGGTCTTAGATGCTCATCCTGAACATGGCCTTGAAAAAGACCCTCAGGCCAGTCCTGGCTGAGGAAACCATGAGAGTCTCACAGAGAGATGAGCACCCAAAAAAGCCTTGCCCCAGACCTCATTTCCAGGCTGGACCAGGAATCCTGGGAAGCTTGTAGACTGGGTTGGAATTTGATCTCATGTTGGAGCTGACAAGGGACAATGATGGATTGTAGGCTGGGAGCCTGAAGATAGTCAGCCTCTCAGAGCCATGTCTGAGGCAGGTCACCTGGGCATCTCCTCCTGAGACTCACTATGCTCAGCATAGGTGAAGAAATATGAAAGACAATCAGCCAGCTGTTCTTATGGTTCTGAGACCTTGCAGTAAGGTCAAGAGCCctaaagagatagaaaaaaaaagtgtacaaaTGGCAGATCCTTGCCCTCCAGTGGTCCCACCCAGGGATTATTTCCTGCAGTCAAATACTAATAGACACTGCTTGGTGGAAGGTCAGGTCATTGTTCACATGTCAGGTTAACTTGCAGGCATAGCAATGATCATTTACCATGTGTCCTATtataaggaaactgagacaggatACACAATcactgagacagggtcacacagGCCGTGGGTGGCACAAGCTATCTGTCCACAGCCACATCTCCAGGTCCCCACCATGAAGACCTACTAGGTGACCTTCACTCTTCTAGTTCATTTTGTAGACTCAGGATTCTTGTAGGGCTCCCTGATTCATGTCAATCAGCATCAAACATCTGACAAGAATGGTCCACCTGTGGCCCAACCTGACCCGAATGCCAACCTGATCCTGAGCTGTGTGAAATCTGACAGGCTGTCAGGTTTCTCAGAAAAGCTCAATGGGAAGATTAATCATGACCCATCTGTGGGACAGCCCTGAACAGCAAAGGCTTGGAGAGAGCTGGTCTACACTCAGCATTGGAGGTCAGTGCAGCTGAAGGGACTCAAACCTTGTGTCTAAAGGCAGGCAATGAGTCCCTGAGGACCAAGAGATAAAATGAGGTCTCTAATTCCAAGTCTTGAGTCTGACCATCACCAAGCACTGCAGTTCAGTTCACTCATGAGAAAGTCCTTGCTACTCCCATACACAGCACAGGAGGCCCCATTATCTCTGAGCACTCAGCCACTCCATCTGCCTGTAATTTGCTTCCAGCTTGATTCTTTAAGGATCTGGGTTGTCGGGGAGGTAAGAGACTGTCTCTGGTTGAAAGAGGCCTTTGCAAGAATCAGAGGTTCAATCTTCTCTCTGTTGTCCACACAGCACCACTACCCAAGCCCAACATCACAACCAACAATTCCAATCCCATGGAGGGTGACGACTCAGTAGCATTAATGTGTGAGCCTAAGACTCAGAATACAACCTACTTGTGGAGGATAAATGGTCAAAGCCTCTCAGAAGATGACAGGCTGAAGCAGTCTGAGGGCAACAGGACTCTCACTTTACTCAGTGTCCTGAGGACTGACATAGGACCCTATGTGTGTCAAACCCGGAACCAAGTGAGCACTTCTCAAAGTGACCCATTCACTCTAAACATTACCTGTgagtattttctgtttcatccTGGCTCTAACTGCCTAAATAGAGAGGGCTAGTGTTAGGATAATCGGTCTCCATGGGGTCATGACACAGAGCCACCACACAGATACCTAGGATTCAGGGTATCATGGCACAGCCCAAGCACATTCAGTCAGCTCAGCATTGAGCTAAAATGGGATGGAGGGATTTCTCCTGCCTAGAGAGGCTCAGGTTGATGAAGACAGGAGACATGTCAGACTCAGGCTcagtgcacacatgagtgtgcagTGGGGATGATTGTGTGTTGTGCTTGAGATGGATCAGGGCTTGTGCATGCTGCATGAGTACTCTCCTTCTAACCTACACCCCAGCTCTGGGTAGGACCTGCTCAACTAAGGTTAAAGCACAGCTCAAAGAGATACTATGGCCTTCTACTTTCCCTTCCTTCTGATGACATCACATGTGACTTTATTCTTTTTGCTCCAGATGGTCCAGATGCCCCGATCATATCCCCctcaaatatttatttccattCAAGGACAAACCTCAGCCTCTCCTGCCACACAGATTCTAACCCACCTGCACAGTACTCTTGGTTTGTCAATGGAGACCTCCAGTCATCCTCCCAAGAGCTCTTTATCCCCATCATTAATACTAATAATAGCGGATCTTATACCTGCCTCGTCTATAACTCTGTCACTGGCCTCAATAAGAACACAATCAAGAACATTACAGTCCTTGGTAAGTGAATCTCTGAAATATCAGCACCAGGTTTGGAGTGGAGTCTTTTAGCTTCCTGGGAAGATTTAATTTCCAGCCCATGTCTATGGGAACAAGCAAAACTCAATGCTTCCCCAAGCTTCCTGCTCCAACCCTATGTCTAATCAtctcctgcttctctgagttCTCCTGGCTGATAGAGATGGAGCTTGGAATGTGAGCAGGAGGTTCTCCCAGTCTTGGAAAGCCTTTGGTTGTGTGAGGGACTTCCCAGAGGTGGGAGAGCCTTAAGGTCAAGATTTCTTTTTGTGGCTCACACAAGCTTTCCTGTCccctccattttcattttatgatctCCATGACCTACAAGGTACACTCAGGGCTTTCAACTGTGCTTACATTCTTTTCTCCTCCAAATTGGAGGAGAAAATTCCCCACAGATGGGAAGCAGCAGTTCAGAGCTCTGCTCCAAGCTTGCTCCCATCCCATGGGATGGGAAGAGTGGGTGGAGATGGTGCCTGGGAGCCCTGTTCTGAGTCAGGGTGAACCATGTCACTGACAGTTGATGATGTTCTTTTGCTTACTCGTCTTAAGGTTCAAAAAACAAATATCAGcaaagtgtggtggcacacacctttgatgccagcactaaGGAGTGAGAGGCAGATAGatagtgtgagtttgaggccagcctggtcaacatagcaagttccaggtcagccaaagctataaatgagacccttcctcaaaaataaaataaaatgtccctGATGTACATCAGAGtccttgaggtcaggaatgggaaAGTGCAAAGGTGAGCTTCAGGTTAATGGACTCTCAACTGTGTCCTCATTCTGAAGATCTACCTATGTGAACTCTGGACACCAAAACAAGAGGTGATCTCTAAGAACAGTGAAAGACACTGACTTGGAGACCAGGGACCCCTCTGTTGAGACTGCAGGTGGTAGAGTGGACAAGCAAAGTGCCAAGAGCCATTTGTGGTAAGATCCAAGGATGGCAGACCTCTAGTCCTAGCACTtcgcactcaggaggctgaggcaggttgaGTTTAGGGAAAACCTGGTctgtatagcaagttccaagctacccaggactgcagagtgagacactgtctcaaaaaaatatcaGTACTGAGGATTAGAGTGGCAGA
The sequence above is drawn from the Peromyscus leucopus breed LL Stock chromosome 1, UCI_PerLeu_2.1, whole genome shotgun sequence genome and encodes:
- the LOC114685363 gene encoding carcinoembryonic antigen-related cell adhesion molecule 1 isoform X1, which translates into the protein MELTSAPLHKEQVWRGLLLTVSLLTCWNSPTTAKVTVEAVPPHVAEEQNVLLLVHNLPAEVRAFYWYKGETVVDSNEIARFLISSSTNKTGPAYSGREMIYPNGSLLFQNVTQNDTGVYMLNMIMENFDYESASVQFRVHPPLPKPNITTNNSNPMEGDDSVALMCEPKTQNTTYLWRINGQSLSEDDRLKQSEGNRTLTLLSVLRTDIGPYVCQTRNQVSTSQSDPFTLNITYGPDAPIISPSNIYFHSRTNLSLSCHTDSNPPAQYSWFVNGDLQSSSQELFIPIINTNNSGSYTCLVYNSVTGLNKNTIKNITVLEPVTLPFIQVINTTFKELDSVFMTCYSNNTGISIGWLFNGQSLRITDRMKLSQNNSTLTIDPVRREDSGDYQCEVSNPVSSKKSDPIQLNIIPDLTQGTAVLSGGAIASIVVGAVAGMTLIAVLAYFLYFRKTGRRTDQHDLTEHKSSASNHNLGLSDNSPTKVDEVAYSVLDFNAQQPKPPTSASPSPRATEEVYSEVKKK
- the LOC114685363 gene encoding carcinoembryonic antigen-related cell adhesion molecule 1 isoform X2, whose amino-acid sequence is MELTSAPLHKEQVWRGLLLTVSLLTCWNSPTTAKVTVEAVPPHVAEEQNVLLLVHNLPAEVRAFYWYKGETVVDSNEIARFLISSSTNKTGPAYSGREMIYPNGSLLFQNVTQNDTGVYMLNMIMENFDYESASVQFRVHPPLPKPNITTNNSNPMEGDDSVALMCEPKTQNTTYLWRINGQSLSEDDRLKQSEGNRTLTLLSVLRTDIGPYVCQTRNQVSTSQSDPFTLNITYGPDAPIISPSNIYFHSRTNLSLSCHTDSNPPAQYSWFVNGDLQSSSQELFIPIINTNNSGSYTCLVYNSVTGLNKNTIKNITVLEPVTLPFIQVINTTFKELDSVFMTCYSNNTGISIGWLFNGQSLRITDRMKLSQNNSTLTIDPVRREDSGDYQCEVSNPVSSKKSDPIQLNIIPDLTQGTAVLSGGAIASIVVGAVAGMTLIAVLAYFLYFRKTGRSGPL